From a single bacterium genomic region:
- a CDS encoding proton-conducting transporter membrane subunit — protein MSNLICLFVVIPLFTAFLIGILYKLHNSVADTLTNVCIFALTCLSVLFVSQVAGNNALVYKIGGWIPPFGIVFVVDSLSVLMLILVNTVSLFAAIYSISYMNRYTSKPYYYILFLLMLVGMNGIIITGDLFNLFVFIEIASISSYALVSFGIQHEELEASFKYMVIGEIASTFILFAIILLYAWGGSLNMADIAFRINGDSLGSANSMVRFVSVLFIFGFGVKAAIVPFHAWLPDAHPSAPAPISSMLSGVLIKVLGIYALTRVLYSVLGITFVIQNVLLTLGAISMVAGALLALPQIDFKRMLAYSSISQVGYIILGIASGNFIGITGGLFHLVNHGVFKSLLFMDAGSVEFATKTRKLNELGGISEKMPITHGSFLTGALSIVGMPPFNGFWSKLLIIIGLAQSNHTGLALLAICIAVVTLAYYLKIERSVFWGKLKEGLEFVKEAPFSMAFSMIMLAIICFVGGLLYFHPILKDAAQVVHQGTIYANHLLK, from the coding sequence ATGAGTAATTTAATTTGCTTATTCGTAGTAATTCCTCTTTTTACGGCGTTTCTAATTGGTATCTTATACAAACTTCACAACAGCGTTGCAGATACTCTTACAAATGTTTGCATATTCGCCCTTACCTGTCTTTCCGTATTATTCGTTTCACAGGTTGCCGGGAATAATGCGCTGGTGTATAAAATCGGTGGATGGATTCCACCCTTCGGTATAGTTTTCGTCGTAGACAGTTTATCCGTTCTTATGTTAATACTTGTCAATACTGTAAGTCTTTTTGCGGCTATTTATTCTATTTCTTATATGAATCGATATACCTCGAAACCTTATTATTACATACTATTTCTTTTAATGTTAGTCGGGATGAACGGAATAATCATAACAGGAGACTTATTTAACTTATTTGTTTTTATTGAAATAGCATCTATTTCTTCCTATGCGCTTGTAAGTTTTGGAATCCAACACGAAGAGCTTGAAGCAAGTTTTAAATATATGGTCATCGGGGAAATAGCATCTACTTTCATACTTTTTGCCATAATTTTATTGTATGCCTGGGGCGGGTCATTAAATATGGCTGACATTGCTTTCAGGATTAACGGTGATTCTTTAGGCAGTGCAAATAGTATGGTAAGATTTGTTTCTGTTTTATTTATATTCGGATTTGGAGTAAAAGCAGCAATTGTTCCATTTCACGCATGGCTTCCGGATGCGCACCCATCAGCACCCGCACCGATATCATCAATGTTGTCGGGAGTATTGATAAAAGTGCTTGGCATATATGCTCTTACACGAGTATTGTATTCAGTTCTCGGGATAACTTTTGTCATACAAAATGTTCTCCTCACGCTTGGAGCTATTTCTATGGTTGCAGGAGCATTATTGGCATTACCGCAAATTGATTTCAAGCGGATGTTAGCGTATTCTTCAATCTCTCAGGTAGGATATATAATTCTTGGTATAGCTTCGGGCAATTTCATTGGTATTACCGGTGGGCTTTTCCACCTTGTTAATCACGGAGTATTTAAGAGTTTATTATTTATGGACGCCGGTTCTGTCGAGTTTGCTACAAAAACGCGCAAACTGAATGAACTTGGCGGAATTTCCGAAAAGATGCCGATCACTCATGGGAGTTTTCTTACAGGCGCATTATCCATTGTAGGAATGCCTCCGTTTAACGGATTCTGGAGCAAATTACTTATAATCATAGGACTTGCACAATCAAATCACACAGGTTTGGCATTACTTGCCATTTGTATAGCCGTAGTAACTCTTGCTTACTACTTAAAAATAGAACGTTCAGTTTTCTGGGGTAAATTAAAAGAAGGATTAGAGTTTGTAAAAGAAGCTCCTTTTTCAATGGCTTTTTCAATGATTATGTTAGCAATTATTTGTTTTGTTGGTGGATTATTATATTTCCATCCTATATTAAAAGACGCGGCACAGGTAGTTCATCAGGGAACTATTTATGCCAATCATTTATTAAAATAA
- a CDS encoding cation:proton antiporter subunit C, translating to MLPYVFCIILIGIGLYAVLTKKNLLKIVIGFCLIEYGVNLFIVMVGYRWNGLPPIMLTPDDKTLFVDPIPQALVLTAIVIGLATTAVLLAIVIRVYKRYGTLDLTELKRLKG from the coding sequence ATGTTACCTTATGTTTTTTGTATTATTCTTATAGGAATTGGTTTATATGCCGTATTGACCAAGAAGAATCTCTTAAAAATTGTCATAGGTTTCTGTTTGATAGAATACGGGGTTAACTTATTTATAGTAATGGTTGGTTATCGCTGGAATGGGCTACCGCCTATAATGCTTACCCCGGACGATAAAACTTTATTTGTTGACCCTATCCCGCAAGCGCTTGTTCTTACTGCAATAGTAATCGGCCTTGCTACGACAGCAGTACTTCTTGCGATAGTAATCCGTGTATATAAGAGATACGGAACTTTAGACCTGACAGAATTAAAAAGATTAAAAGGTTAA
- the mnhG gene encoding monovalent cation/H(+) antiporter subunit G: MITIGIVIIVIGLFFDFCGSLGIVRLPDVYNRLQAATKGVTLGTCGILIGICFMSHQSVFVIKCLLCCIILMLTSPISTHALVRAAHIAGIKLWDKSVVDKYKEDRTKSD; this comes from the coding sequence ATGATAACTATTGGAATCGTAATAATTGTTATCGGGTTATTTTTTGATTTTTGTGGCTCGCTAGGTATAGTAAGGTTGCCCGATGTTTATAATCGTCTCCAGGCTGCAACTAAAGGGGTAACACTTGGCACTTGCGGAATACTCATCGGAATATGTTTTATGTCCCATCAATCCGTATTTGTCATAAAGTGTTTGCTCTGCTGTATCATTTTGATGCTAACTTCTCCCATATCTACACATGCTCTTGTTCGTGCCGCTCACATTGCAGGCATAAAGTTATGGGACAAAAGCGTAGTTGATAAATACAAAGAAGATAGAACAAAGTCCGATTAG
- a CDS encoding DUF4190 domain-containing protein, with amino-acid sequence MIEHKTSGKAITSMVCGILSIILPFVGFILGVLAIIFSIVARNEIKHSEGKIVGTGMATAGLVCGIVGLIAVIFWISIVGLIFKLILSSIKYWMGSWYY; translated from the coding sequence ATGATAGAACATAAGACTTCCGGCAAAGCCATTACTTCAATGGTATGCGGAATATTAAGCATTATTTTACCCTTTGTTGGCTTTATTCTTGGAGTACTTGCCATCATATTTAGTATCGTAGCACGCAATGAAATTAAACACAGTGAGGGAAAAATTGTTGGTACCGGGATGGCAACGGCAGGACTAGTATGTGGAATCGTAGGTTTAATAGCCGTAATCTTCTGGATATCAATAGTAGGGCTTATTTTCAAACTTATACTTAGCAGTATAAAATATTGGATGGGCAGTTGGTATTATTAA
- the hutI gene encoding imidazolonepropionase: protein MEDLTIVNAREVVTLSGHKKPAAGKKIEELNILKNVSISVKDGKISNIGKPLNAKKTIDAEGKVIIPGFVDSHTHLIFGGNRAMEFEQRLNGKSYKEIAASGGGIFNTVGMTRNASEKDLFETGMKRLDYALKWGTTTIEIKSGYGLNYKEEMKILRVIKKLSQKHPVKIISTFLGAHEIPRDKDRNKYIDELIKMMPEVKDYAKFCDVFCEKGVFTKEESKKILMSAKKTGFGLKIHADELSSCGGSELAGELGAVSADHIVYPSDKGLKLMKKNGTIATLLPGACLYLEHRTPAKKFIDMGIPIALGSDFNPGSSPVLAMPIIMSLSCILLKLTPAQALTASTINSAYALGIGDKVGSIEVGKSADMLLLNVDSWQEIPYWLGFNPVDLIVREGKEI, encoded by the coding sequence ATGGAAGATTTGACAATTGTAAATGCAAGAGAAGTAGTAACTTTAAGCGGACACAAAAAACCCGCAGCTGGTAAGAAAATAGAAGAATTAAATATTCTTAAAAACGTAAGCATCTCGGTAAAAGATGGAAAAATATCAAATATCGGAAAGCCATTGAACGCAAAAAAAACAATAGATGCAGAAGGAAAAGTCATTATCCCCGGGTTCGTAGATTCACATACTCATCTTATATTTGGCGGGAACAGAGCTATGGAATTTGAACAAAGACTGAACGGGAAATCGTATAAAGAAATAGCCGCATCGGGCGGAGGAATATTTAATACCGTTGGAATGACCAGAAATGCAAGCGAAAAAGATTTGTTTGAAACCGGTATGAAAAGATTGGATTATGCATTAAAATGGGGGACAACAACAATTGAAATCAAGTCGGGCTATGGACTGAATTATAAAGAAGAAATGAAAATACTGAGAGTGATTAAAAAACTATCTCAAAAACATCCGGTTAAAATTATTTCAACTTTTTTAGGAGCACACGAGATACCAAGAGATAAAGACAGGAATAAATATATAGACGAATTGATAAAGATGATGCCTGAAGTAAAAGATTACGCAAAGTTTTGCGATGTCTTTTGTGAAAAAGGAGTATTCACAAAAGAAGAATCAAAAAAGATCCTTATGTCTGCGAAAAAGACAGGTTTTGGCTTAAAAATTCACGCTGATGAATTGTCTTCCTGCGGCGGAAGTGAGCTTGCAGGAGAATTGGGAGCAGTTTCGGCAGACCATATAGTTTATCCGAGCGATAAAGGGCTTAAATTAATGAAAAAAAATGGCACGATTGCAACATTATTGCCGGGAGCTTGTTTATATCTTGAACATAGGACGCCTGCGAAAAAGTTTATAGATATGGGAATCCCCATTGCACTGGGGAGCGACTTTAATCCGGGTAGTTCGCCGGTGCTTGCAATGCCAATAATTATGTCGCTTTCGTGTATATTGTTAAAACTGACCCCTGCCCAGGCATTGACGGCAAGCACGATAAATTCCGCTTATGCGTTGGGAATTGGAGATAAGGTTGGAAGCATTGAAGTCGGGAAGTCGGCAGATATGTTATTGCTTAACGTTGATTCGTGGCAGGAAATACCTTATTGGTTAGGCTTTAATCCAGTTGATCTGATTGTGAGGGAAGGGAAAGAGATTTAA
- a CDS encoding DUF5668 domain-containing protein — MINCNGGGISGALIILTIGVIFLLRNLGIIQTPSWSIIWPMILIILGLVGLLERCFRRKI, encoded by the coding sequence ATGATTAATTGTAATGGTGGCGGAATAAGTGGAGCATTAATTATACTAACAATCGGAGTAATATTTTTATTGCGCAATCTTGGTATAATTCAAACTCCGAGCTGGAGCATCATATGGCCTATGATATTAATTATACTTGGACTAGTAGGCTTGTTAGAAAGGTGTTTCAGGAGAAAAATATAA
- a CDS encoding protein-L-isoaspartate(D-aspartate) O-methyltransferase, with the protein MTQSIYSKTYFSDMRSKMLEEQIVARGVADEKVLCAVNKVERHKFVPESLREDAYKDYPLPIEKGQTISQPYMVAIMTEELMLESSDRVLEIGTGSAYQTAILAEIAKEVYSVERVQSLANDAVVRLKEMGYNNILVKTGDGSRGWKEYSPFDKILVTAGTNHIPDSLFEQLKEGGKIVIPVGDKYTQELTVVTKVNGKMQERKLFECVFVPLIEDEEWLKK; encoded by the coding sequence ATGACGCAATCAATTTACTCAAAAACGTATTTTAGTGATATGCGCAGTAAGATGTTGGAAGAACAAATTGTTGCGAGAGGCGTGGCAGATGAAAAAGTTCTTTGCGCTGTGAATAAAGTAGAAAGACATAAGTTTGTCCCGGAATCATTGCGAGAAGATGCATACAAGGATTATCCCTTGCCTATAGAAAAGGGACAAACAATATCCCAACCCTATATGGTAGCAATTATGACGGAAGAGCTTATGCTTGAATCTTCCGATCGTGTGCTTGAAATCGGAACGGGTTCCGCTTATCAAACGGCAATACTAGCAGAGATTGCAAAAGAAGTTTATTCTGTTGAGAGAGTACAATCGCTTGCTAATGATGCGGTGGTAAGGTTGAAAGAAATGGGATACAATAATATATTAGTAAAAACGGGAGACGGAAGCAGAGGTTGGAAAGAATATTCACCTTTTGATAAGATACTTGTAACCGCAGGAACAAATCATATCCCTGATTCTTTATTTGAGCAATTAAAAGAAGGTGGGAAAATTGTAATCCCGGTTGGAGATAAATATACACAGGAATTGACCGTAGTAACAAAAGTAAATGGTAAAATGCAGGAGAGAAAATTATTTGAGTGCGTATTCGTTCCGTTGATTGAAGACGAAGAGTGGTTAAAAAAATAA
- a CDS encoding 3-isopropylmalate dehydratase small subunit, protein MVLKGRVWKFGDNISTDLICPGRYFHLRSNLPELATHVLEDADPTFPQKVQKGDFVVGGKNFGLGSSREHAPTIIKLAGVSVVLAKSFARIFFRNSINVGLPVIECDTDKFNDGDELEIDLGKGIVKDITTGYEVKVPELPKGMLNILNDGGLVEHIKKHGDFQLT, encoded by the coding sequence ATGGTTCTAAAAGGAAGAGTATGGAAATTCGGTGATAACATATCTACGGATCTTATATGTCCGGGTAGATATTTTCATCTGCGTTCAAACTTGCCGGAACTTGCTACACATGTTCTTGAAGACGCAGATCCGACATTTCCACAGAAAGTTCAGAAAGGAGATTTTGTTGTAGGGGGCAAAAATTTTGGACTTGGCAGTTCACGTGAACATGCGCCAACGATTATTAAACTTGCCGGCGTTTCGGTTGTTCTTGCAAAATCGTTCGCAAGAATATTTTTCAGAAACTCAATAAACGTGGGACTCCCGGTAATTGAATGTGATACGGATAAATTTAATGATGGGGACGAACTTGAAATTGATCTCGGAAAAGGTATAGTTAAAGATATAACAACCGGTTACGAAGTTAAAGTTCCGGAACTCCCAAAAGGGATGTTGAATATCCTGAACGATGGCGGATTGGTAGAGCATATCAAAAAACACGGAGACTTTCAATTAACCTAA
- a CDS encoding cation:proton antiporter, with the protein MIDIPLYFSIPLIIFAFMCLYRIARGPTLADRIMGIDFLTIILVGYCSLIAYYTNRPFLLDISLVLALLNFIGTVVLAKYLENKKLDK; encoded by the coding sequence ATGATAGACATACCTTTATATTTTTCTATCCCGCTTATAATATTTGCATTTATGTGTTTATACCGAATAGCCCGGGGACCTACGCTCGCGGATAGAATAATGGGAATAGATTTTCTTACTATTATACTTGTTGGTTATTGCAGTTTAATTGCTTATTATACAAATCGTCCATTCTTGCTTGATATTTCTCTTGTTCTTGCGCTTTTAAATTTCATCGGGACTGTTGTTCTGGCAAAATATCTTGAAAACAAAAAGTTAGATAAATAG
- a CDS encoding kelch repeat-containing protein: protein MYKYIKLLVVVLLFNSTLYAHHEWSETGSMVNIRKAHNIALLTDGRIIVLGGYTPADDNYEIFNPATGTWSAPQALPKSSPGGHDMGILLYDGRVLYTTTGGWWHYRPRTNDWDTITDYGWTNTHCYTLLYNGDVLGFYNPPQTMLYNYATEAKTALPACGINHKNATQTLLPSGDVLLSGQGMSGSGLRCDRYNHSTQTWTQVANMNVARYKNTGVLLPLVAPDAAPKVLMLGGAGTSDKSELYDWQANTWTYTTGGLTWPKRDVATLALLPEGKVLAIGGEGFTIGYYCELYDPATQTWSVTDTMKYYRQHNSSAILPSGKVITIGSFDDSVGGRIPEVYDPTNGYWQTMSSTLGTARCYAAISMLPILHTTNCSTNVLIIGGENGSGALSSCELYNYSSLNSVSPTGSLNAARSHHTANLLAPALQQVLVAGGRNGAAINTSEIYSMATGTWAYTAGAMSAARFDHSATLLGDGRVLVTGGEGAGYLNSCEVYNTGAGTWSSAGTMTTTRARHSAVLLLNGNIMVIGGETSAGNPTATCEIWNGTDWTTVPAASMATARSLNTATLLQSGKVLVAGGMGAGGTALSSCEIYDPTTNTWTAETPLTVARYAHNTSILYSGLILVSGGTNGTSYFSSCEIWDPAVCSPTTGLHAWKTVPGALANTKAYQASVLIPIDKPYILSIGGKNAGYLNAIERFDIGLGYSSSWQSVITNYPSVTAISDSMNITGSLFRGISQADGGNHCHVASNDHPIISLVRVGGGNWQGNGGGEILTMPMSSSWDTMHTKVHPVIASTQGYYRLWSIVNGIPCKWYAVCPQGIEDGKTYKSSGIKVSPNPGIKEIKFALNNKVSNLTVDIYDLSGRTVKTLTGKGMNTLVWDGKDTNGKKVSAGMYFYNVRGDGVEQKGKFVMLK from the coding sequence ATGTATAAATACATTAAATTGTTAGTTGTTGTTTTGTTGTTTAATAGCACATTATACGCACATCACGAATGGAGTGAGACAGGAAGTATGGTAAACATACGAAAAGCTCATAACATTGCATTACTCACAGACGGCAGGATAATAGTATTAGGAGGGTATACTCCGGCAGATGACAATTATGAAATTTTTAACCCTGCTACCGGGACGTGGTCTGCGCCACAAGCATTACCTAAATCCAGCCCCGGCGGACACGATATGGGAATTTTGCTTTATGATGGAAGGGTATTATACACTACTACCGGAGGTTGGTGGCATTACAGACCAAGAACTAATGACTGGGATACAATAACGGATTATGGTTGGACGAATACTCATTGCTATACTTTACTTTATAATGGAGATGTGCTTGGATTTTATAACCCTCCTCAAACTATGCTTTATAATTATGCTACTGAAGCTAAAACTGCATTGCCGGCTTGTGGGATAAACCACAAAAACGCTACACAAACATTACTGCCATCGGGGGATGTGCTGTTAAGTGGACAAGGTATGTCGGGTTCAGGATTAAGATGCGACCGCTATAACCACAGTACACAAACATGGACACAAGTAGCCAATATGAACGTTGCGCGATATAAAAATACGGGCGTCCTACTTCCGCTTGTTGCGCCTGATGCTGCACCAAAAGTATTAATGCTGGGTGGAGCAGGGACAAGCGACAAATCCGAACTTTACGACTGGCAAGCAAATACCTGGACTTATACTACGGGGGGATTAACATGGCCAAAAAGAGATGTGGCAACTTTAGCATTATTACCTGAAGGTAAAGTTTTGGCAATAGGTGGAGAAGGGTTTACTATAGGATACTACTGCGAACTCTATGATCCTGCCACTCAAACATGGAGCGTTACTGATACTATGAAATATTATAGGCAACATAATTCATCGGCAATTTTACCATCGGGTAAAGTCATTACCATCGGTTCATTTGATGACTCTGTTGGAGGTCGTATTCCCGAGGTATATGACCCTACAAATGGCTATTGGCAAACAATGAGTAGTACACTTGGTACCGCGCGATGCTACGCCGCAATATCAATGCTTCCAATATTACATACGACTAATTGTTCAACAAACGTCCTTATAATAGGTGGAGAAAATGGATCAGGAGCATTAAGTTCTTGTGAGTTATATAATTATAGTAGTCTCAATAGTGTTTCCCCCACGGGCTCTCTCAATGCCGCAAGAAGTCACCATACGGCAAACTTGCTTGCTCCCGCATTGCAACAAGTTCTTGTTGCAGGCGGTAGAAATGGTGCCGCAATTAATACTTCTGAAATTTATAGCATGGCAACGGGAACATGGGCTTATACTGCCGGAGCAATGAGCGCTGCAAGGTTTGACCACAGCGCAACATTATTGGGAGACGGAAGAGTATTAGTAACAGGCGGAGAAGGAGCAGGTTATTTAAACAGTTGCGAAGTGTATAACACCGGGGCCGGAACATGGTCATCGGCAGGAACAATGACAACGACAAGAGCAAGACACAGCGCAGTATTATTACTTAATGGAAATATAATGGTAATAGGGGGAGAAACATCCGCAGGAAATCCAACAGCTACCTGTGAAATCTGGAATGGAACAGATTGGACAACAGTGCCGGCAGCATCAATGGCGACTGCAAGAAGTTTAAACACGGCAACGTTATTACAATCGGGAAAAGTACTTGTAGCGGGAGGAATGGGAGCAGGCGGAACGGCATTAAGCAGTTGTGAAATATATGACCCGACAACGAATACTTGGACGGCAGAAACGCCTTTAACCGTAGCCCGTTACGCACATAATACGAGCATATTATATTCAGGATTAATATTGGTATCCGGCGGAACGAATGGAACAAGTTATTTTTCATCGTGTGAAATCTGGGATCCTGCAGTGTGCAGCCCTACAACAGGATTGCATGCGTGGAAAACAGTACCCGGCGCACTCGCCAACACAAAAGCGTATCAGGCATCCGTTCTTATACCTATAGACAAACCGTATATACTTTCAATAGGTGGGAAAAATGCAGGTTATTTGAATGCCATAGAAAGATTTGACATAGGATTAGGATACTCGTCAAGCTGGCAATCAGTAATAACAAATTATCCATCCGTAACGGCAATAAGCGACTCAATGAATATAACGGGCTCATTATTCAGGGGAATATCTCAGGCAGACGGCGGCAATCATTGTCACGTTGCATCAAACGACCACCCAATTATATCGTTAGTAAGAGTAGGAGGAGGAAACTGGCAGGGAAATGGCGGCGGAGAAATACTAACTATGCCAATGAGTTCGAGCTGGGATACTATGCATACAAAAGTTCACCCGGTAATTGCAAGTACACAAGGATATTATAGGTTATGGTCCATAGTAAACGGAATTCCTTGTAAATGGTATGCAGTTTGTCCGCAGGGGATAGAAGACGGGAAAACATATAAATCGTCAGGAATAAAGGTATCCCCCAATCCCGGGATTAAGGAAATAAAGTTTGCCCTTAACAATAAAGTATCCAATTTAACTGTAGACATTTATGATTTAAGCGGAAGAACTGTAAAGACTTTAACCGGAAAGGGAATGAATACATTGGTATGGGATGGAAAAGATACAAACGGAAAGAAAGTAAGCGCAGGGATGTATTTTTACAATGTGCGTGGAGACGGCGTTGAACAAAAAGGCAAGTTCGTAATGTTAAAATAG
- a CDS encoding Na+/H+ antiporter subunit E, with the protein MRKIYFAIICFIVWVLLTWNFGWQELTMGVVISLFVSLFFGDKFLGIKIFSPVRIGWMLYYIPIWIYYCIVANIDVAKRVLRPKMLIKPGIVKIRTNLKTDMAKVMLANSITMTPGTMTVDIFGDELYIHWIYVSTEKEIEATKIIASAFEKILKHIFE; encoded by the coding sequence ATGCGTAAAATATATTTTGCCATAATTTGTTTTATAGTTTGGGTGCTTTTAACATGGAATTTTGGTTGGCAGGAACTTACTATGGGTGTGGTCATTTCTTTGTTTGTCTCTTTATTTTTTGGGGATAAATTTTTAGGAATTAAAATCTTTTCTCCTGTCAGAATAGGATGGATGCTTTATTATATACCTATCTGGATATATTATTGTATAGTCGCAAATATTGATGTCGCCAAAAGAGTATTAAGACCGAAAATGTTAATTAAACCCGGGATTGTTAAAATACGAACAAATCTTAAAACAGATATGGCAAAAGTTATGCTTGCGAACTCAATAACAATGACCCCCGGAACAATGACGGTAGACATTTTCGGGGACGAGCTTTATATTCACTGGATTTATGTCAGCACTGAAAAAGAAATAGAAGCAACTAAAATAATAGCTTCTGCTTTTGAAAAAATATTAAAACATATATTTGAATAA
- a CDS encoding PPC domain-containing DNA-binding protein, which yields MKSKRLQLYGDVCHVIRLEKNDEIINSLKQFAIKNKFNRGAFFYGLGVGKDLELGYFDAHKKTYIKKLFKGEYEFSSFSGNISKFEKDTIIHCHVTITDNNFNAYGGHLFSGIVPATCEIIVFPLLPSGFSSLQRKKDEETGLNLLDI from the coding sequence ATGAAAAGCAAGCGTCTTCAGCTTTATGGCGATGTTTGTCATGTTATTCGTTTGGAAAAAAACGATGAAATAATAAACTCATTAAAACAGTTTGCCATAAAAAATAAATTTAACAGGGGTGCATTTTTTTATGGACTCGGTGTCGGGAAAGACCTTGAATTGGGATATTTCGATGCACATAAAAAAACTTATATCAAAAAATTATTTAAAGGGGAATATGAGTTTTCAAGTTTTTCAGGGAATATTTCAAAATTTGAAAAAGATACAATAATTCATTGTCATGTAACTATTACGGATAATAATTTTAATGCTTATGGAGGACATTTGTTTAGCGGTATTGTTCCTGCGACCTGTGAAATCATAGTGTTCCCTTTGCTTCCTTCCGGGTTTTCTTCCCTGCAGCGTAAAAAAGATGAAGAAACGGGTTTGAATTTACTTGATATATAA
- a CDS encoding FAD-dependent oxidoreductase — MKTFDCIIIGGGILGCAVTYELGKRGKKTLLIEKDYPGAGSTGRCIGGIRQQFSTPGSIKIMMRSVEIFKQMQDISTGDGYVSGIDWHQGGYLFLACSEKEKTQYLSIIKTQQECGLPVKYIEKEEALKIVPMLNEFDFIGGAYCNKDGQANPFQVLKFYLDGIEKTGGVVLSNTKVVKININNNIVDSVITNTGDKFSAPTIINTAGPWAKEIAQLVGVELPIEAERHEALITEPTKKLFAPMIVCYSPSCYFQQFNHTGQIIGCYTPEDPAKGFERSSSSEFLPEFSNRILKLIPALKDLKVVRSWAGWYEITPDGSPIVGETGIKGFWVVAGGCGHGFMFGPAIGKGTAEIICEGKSEISLEEFSINRKFKSKETMK; from the coding sequence ATGAAAACTTTTGACTGCATAATAATCGGCGGTGGAATATTGGGCTGCGCAGTGACTTATGAACTCGGAAAACGGGGAAAGAAAACATTATTAATCGAAAAAGATTATCCCGGAGCAGGTTCAACCGGTAGATGTATCGGTGGAATACGACAACAGTTTTCAACTCCCGGGAGTATAAAAATAATGATGAGAAGCGTGGAAATATTTAAACAAATGCAGGACATTTCCACCGGAGATGGATATGTTTCCGGCATAGATTGGCATCAGGGAGGATATTTATTTTTAGCCTGCTCGGAAAAAGAGAAAACTCAATACCTTAGTATAATAAAAACACAACAGGAATGCGGACTGCCCGTTAAATACATTGAAAAAGAAGAAGCATTAAAAATCGTGCCGATGTTGAACGAGTTTGATTTTATCGGAGGAGCGTACTGCAATAAGGATGGGCAGGCAAACCCTTTTCAGGTGTTAAAGTTTTATCTTGATGGAATAGAAAAAACCGGAGGAGTAGTTCTGTCAAATACAAAAGTAGTAAAAATTAACATTAATAACAATATTGTGGATTCCGTTATTACAAATACCGGAGATAAATTTTCGGCGCCGACAATCATTAATACTGCAGGTCCGTGGGCAAAAGAAATCGCACAGCTTGTGGGCGTAGAATTACCGATAGAAGCCGAGAGACACGAGGCATTAATTACGGAGCCGACAAAAAAATTGTTTGCCCCAATGATAGTTTGTTATTCCCCGAGTTGTTATTTTCAGCAATTTAACCACACGGGACAAATTATAGGATGTTATACTCCGGAAGACCCCGCAAAGGGTTTTGAAAGAAGCTCGTCTTCAGAATTCTTGCCGGAATTTTCAAATCGGATATTAAAATTAATTCCTGCACTAAAAGATTTAAAAGTTGTTCGAAGTTGGGCAGGTTGGTATGAAATAACGCCTGATGGAAGCCCTATCGTAGGAGAGACGGGAATAAAAGGATTCTGGGTTGTAGCAGGGGGGTGCGGACACGGATTTATGTTTGGACCTGCGATCGGTAAAGGCACTGCAGAAATTATTTGTGAAGGGAAATCAGAAATTTCATTAGAAGAATTTTCAATTAATCGGAAGTTTAAAAGTAAAGAAACAATGAAGTAA